In the genome of Budorcas taxicolor isolate Tak-1 chromosome 7, Takin1.1, whole genome shotgun sequence, the window tgctttggagtggaaatctctaattttctaattTGTTGCCTGTAATTGTTCACAGTAGTCTTTCATGATCCTGTATATTTCTCTGGTATCAGTTGTAACAacacttctttcatttcttatttttatttgtaagtgTGCTGGCCATTCTTCTGCTTGCATACACTTCCACACACAACTTTGTGCATCTGTCCTATTCTTACTTGAAGTCACTGTTCAAATGTCAACTTGTTTGCCAGTCTTGCCACAACACTCATGAAAAATAGAATGCActattcattctcttttttttccattttgtcatATCATTCGTCCCCATCTGAAGTTATATAgaactttattatttccttatatACTTTTTCTCTATCAATGAATTGCAGGGATTTTTGTGCTTCAGCATCCATTATTCATAGTCTAGTTAGTGCCTAAAATGTGGCCAGACTTCGCTGTACATTCCTTACGTACATAAAGAATTTctcattaaaagtttaaaattcttGTCCCATTAGAGAAAAAGCTGATTGGGACAGAAATTCCATATCATAAGTGACACAGAATATCCCAATCCAGGACTGTGTAACAAACTAGAgttgtgggatggggaggaaagtgggagagaggttcaagagggagaggacataggTATACCATagtgatgtttggcagaaatcaacacaatattgtaaagcaattatcattcaatcaaaaataaatttaattataataaagAAAGCCATGCGtatgcctgtggcagattcatgttgatgtgtggcaggaccaatacaatattgtaaagtaattagcctccaattaaaataaataaatttatatttaaataaaaaaataaaataaaataaaaataaagtagtgaagtgaaaaaaagagaaagcaagatcCATACAATGAATATCAATATTAATATATTGACTGAATAGTATATGCATTAGCATTTAGAATATGTGACTAATATAAGTTCATGTAAATACTAATCACAGTATTTGCTTCTCTCCTCAGAGTCACAGCCAGCATATGGaatcaagaaacaaaacaagaatttCAGAATTTTTACTTCTGGGATtttcagaggaaccagaaatacAACCCCTCATATTTGGGCTTTTCCTCTCCATGTACCTGATCACTGTCTTTGGAAAcctcctcatcatcctggccTTCAGCTCagacccccacctccacacccccatgtacttcttcctctccaatcTGTCCTTTGTAGACATCTGTTTCACTTCTACCACCATCCCAAAGATGCTGTGGAACATCCAGGCACAGAATAAAGCCATAACCTATGAAGGCTGCATTATCCAGATGTATTTTTTCATACTCTTTGTATGTTTGGATGACTTCCTCCTGACTGTGATGGCTTATGACCGCTTTGTGGCCATCTGCCATCCCCTGCACTACACGGTCATCATGAACTCCCAGCTCTGTGGACTGCTCATGCTAGTGTCCTGGGTGATGAGTGCTCTGAATTCCTTGATACAAAGCTTAATGGTATTGCAGCTGTCCTTCTGTACAGACTTGGAAATTCCCCACTTTTTCTGTGAAATTAATCAGATGGTCCAACTTGCCTGTTCTGACACATTTTTTAATGacatgttgttttatttttcagctggGATGTTTGGTTTTTTAACCCTCACTGGAATTCTTTACTCATATTCTAAGATAGTTTCCTGCATACGAGGAATCTCACCAGCTCAAGGGAAGTATAAAGCATTTTCCACCTGTGCATCTCATCTTTCAATGGTCTGCTTATTTTATTGTACAAGCCTAGGAGTGTACCTTAGCTCTGCTGCTACCCAAAGCCCACACTCAAGTGCAACAGCCTCAGTGATGTACACTGTGGTCacacccatgctgaaccccttcatctaTAGTCTGAGGAACAAAGATATAAAGAGAGCTCTGGAAAGAATCATTGAAATGGCAGCTACAAAAGGTCCAGCTGTTTGGGGGCTGAAGTAGTACTGTGATCTCAGAACTGAAATAAAGGGAGCcagaaattgatattttttatCAGATTGTAGAAGGAGAacttcctccttttctctgttttctggaatttccatTTGTATGAATTCAACTCCTCTACACAATTTACGTAACTCACTTTATTGAGCTTTATTGTGAATAATACCTTTAGTTTTGGTAGAAATCACAATGAATCTGTAgaatgctttgggtagtatgaatattttaataatattaagtcttccaaacCGTGGACACTTgataatcttttcatttatttgtcttcttcaatttctctcATCAATATCTAACAGTTTTTAGTGTATATGTCTTTCAACTCCTTGATAAAAcgtattcctaaatatttatttcttttgaatgtTATTAGATAAGTCCTGGGAGCTTATCTAGTAGCTGTGTCATACTGCAGCTAGCAATATGCTTATTTGACATGATTGCCTTTGAAATGAATGACTCAAAGACAAAAAACTTAATTTTAAGCACTTTTATTACAATCAAAAAAGGTTAACAGTAATACACTTACATTGCAAATATGCTACTGTCACTTATAAATGCTTTCTTGGTTTTATGTTATGTCTAaaatgttgttgatgttgttcaattgctaagtcgtgtccaactctgtgaccccatggactgcagcatgccaggcttacctgttcttcactatctcctggagtttgctcaaactcatgtccattgagtcagtgatgctatctaaccatttcatcctctgtcaccctcttctcctctggccagtatcagggtcttttcctatgagtcggctcttcatgtctggtggccaaagtattggagtttgtttgtttgtttg includes:
- the LOC128050466 gene encoding olfactory receptor-like protein OLF4; this encodes MESRNKTRISEFLLLGFSEEPEIQPLIFGLFLSMYLITVFGNLLIILAFSSDPHLHTPMYFFLSNLSFVDICFTSTTIPKMLWNIQAQNKAITYEGCIIQMYFFILFVCLDDFLLTVMAYDRFVAICHPLHYTVIMNSQLCGLLMLVSWVMSALNSLIQSLMVLQLSFCTDLEIPHFFCEINQMVQLACSDTFFNDMLFYFSAGMFGFLTLTGILYSYSKIVSCIRGISPAQGKYKAFSTCASHLSMVCLFYCTSLGVYLSSAATQSPHSSATASVMYTVVTPMLNPFIYSLRNKDIKRALERIIEMAATKGPAVWGLK